One Roseburia rectibacter DNA window includes the following coding sequences:
- a CDS encoding potassium channel family protein: MKSILLIGLGRFGKFIAMKLHTMGHQVMAVDTSEERVNALLPYVTNAQIGDSTNEEFLASLGIGNYDSCIVAIGDNFQNSLETAYLLKELGAKKVIARASREIQEKFLLRNGADEVVYPEKQLAAWTAVRCSSENILEYIELDNEYAIFELETPLEWNGKTIVQLDIRKKFGINILGIRENGRLNMSITPDTALGRNKSILVLGQEKAVHKCFRI, from the coding sequence ATGAAATCGATATTATTGATTGGTCTTGGACGATTTGGCAAGTTTATTGCTATGAAGCTGCACACTATGGGACATCAGGTTATGGCAGTAGATACCAGTGAGGAACGTGTAAATGCACTGCTTCCTTATGTTACCAATGCACAGATTGGGGACAGCACCAATGAAGAATTCCTCGCTTCTCTGGGTATTGGCAATTACGATTCCTGTATTGTTGCCATTGGAGATAACTTCCAAAACTCTTTGGAAACCGCTTATCTGCTGAAAGAATTGGGCGCTAAAAAGGTTATTGCCCGTGCATCTCGTGAGATACAGGAAAAGTTTCTGCTACGTAATGGCGCAGATGAAGTGGTCTACCCTGAAAAGCAGTTGGCTGCATGGACAGCAGTCCGTTGTTCCTCTGAGAATATCTTGGAGTACATTGAACTGGATAACGAATACGCTATTTTCGAATTGGAAACCCCACTTGAGTGGAACGGAAAAACCATTGTACAGTTAGACATTCGTAAAAAGTTTGGCATCAACATCCTTGGTATCCGTGAGAACGGAAGATTAAATATGAGCATTACGCCGGATACCGCGCTTGGTCGAAATAAATCGATTCTTGTGTTAGGACAGGAAAAAGCCGTCCACAAGTGCTTCCGCATATAA